In Antennarius striatus isolate MH-2024 chromosome 8, ASM4005453v1, whole genome shotgun sequence, a single window of DNA contains:
- the LOC137600744 gene encoding uncharacterized protein, translating to MACSMKTALRLLVLLGLLILTEPFEVRDDEWEELRPDIAALHRLKGLPDHMFHEKLQKPSNHRNRSRVQRSTCRSDAEVHPMGLLDDLKHCHRNFSTCVLEMRLDFESFFEGIGELRTEDLLIGASETSHSYNEKFLVMTDDDELTSKRAREEYSADPHYSRIVNRDCLDDPSCLPQAGDYTMVRIFGRVSEDGQTVSGLSGSLLAKLLFKPALKDAAVFSIHGNTSSNFHHRFMRTFLLRGVKVVLEVNTESHQIYQAMDDPNSVSSYQIKKRPIDHSTQYDIQQILIMENDPIVRKAATYLYEKHPSTSSIYTLDENRKPKLIHGDPVPLTEDSRLVLVGHGVKAEETKLAGFTAPEVASIVKDTFRVGDKIKTTSVVACEVGSDKGFVETLLKELHETANIKTKLHVRDSVMQVLHTGQKISQVISTDGTQWQHKDDSRKLVASLDQNGNVVFGTMTDNRGEPIFTNERNTLALKKRIGYRFKIFLKSWPSNPMRFIDQKVFEQLDKTALNELEAMSWGFFHGDLPVPKKLDLNKEKNIDKDYIIRKHLDDEKAVEWMTDNNDKEKVLSDCYEIKSGEDVRNIIRYYAKKGEKNPSYLMVKDWIYVVDPQNLYVHLVGKRLDNNQKENKHAIEDIEKSIKAQFGKSDYPSIRKGIIIDQNRIVESKHEYVNYVTDVLSGEHTVTLPLSTEAWCTTYFTASVICESARNFRTFPLVLMALDVIQSKGQTVSEEDLNFFFDNHPMARGKSWIDPSRRGFTGSATAKGSSKLKNLIPETEEALTEQLQIVLEKEILEYKSWKAQNPENSLENLLRTANNYKIEDKNFISDYTDFKMTLENLGVPKPSGALGGYNDGYTTSNDLTMASNLENSFKLEAQFLRMKSLISKEIYNLFKIHFGERLERLAVQDGSVRMENGEFMCSLVSEGGQPFEVRVKISPETQRYQEKMQNSIETAVHSLETYSPAPSHKPSKVQEHAGTAFGVLGLMLSMKGAVHAFEHGDFKDGVIGALQTTHGVAAMTTAAVATKALTSETRIAKAAATIMRSPAMKGTMAAIPLVGIGFGVYNFAEDLKRGGPLGYIDAVLDGTMIFLDILEIAQPELVPILAPINLALSIVRMVIDDIYMSVENEINSLPKDAGILDKVLAGLRGFGKGLLHFSIQVASFFYDWRYEEIEDGHRLVAQIADYHKYYNVTKEQDGTTAIDFTGGDASWNGGGISFCLAEQGQSELCMDYFVSSDERIDKKCWNIDTQGSQDIILGLGESHDLEYTTLTKKVLMFIPVGSVTVVSGYKAISGSRYGTYKGNSHSNRFFAIQKAEDKHVIEVMLSYYYILYGEPGDDIFFLGPQKSSVQGSGGKDTYIIPANGGKTVINNYDESKAPDLLHFSVKYSQISVSKSVEDLVLMYEGSHTVIIQDWFVGESYRHMSMLSGDGVSFEVSPTVVTSVQLVAKGINLGFRTQGVTVDASQPLLKTVISISGSPFDDILLGNGEKNLMDGGGGRDRLFGGDGGDIYVVKGRQQSSVWIENYSRDNTTDLAMIEADLHSFSVRVQGQDLVLNALHDNTPIHVTLVSWFRSPADRHLLVVTKDLITFAISEEKSDCQQSDPFSKCIKSLRIDYSSSPSGLGLDLEEDEALSSVTEVRGSNFSDVIRGNKEHNVIFPGRGRDFMQGRGGEDWYVISSGQGAKTIDNLSPDLETDFLFLNVQYEDITGTCNGQDILILVKGMTQVYLHKWFLSKNSQHLQVRTSDGVTAGLITDINQCGLFVMLPLIVDYRNQEPQLLHSLPDKVQYLVDYACFRYEITSGEPSCRFKGRLMLMAETDSVKDMYGSSGLDVMMGNSNDNLLDPHTGGALMSGGNGTDTYVIKHGFGDFLIDNFAEDNKVDTVLVDVGFLDWDQITVTTFTQDLVLEITRKEGRQLVVLNKYVLGEQHQHLEFLSSDGVTFRLQPRNSTEPLFDFQAFKVTLKQPEVDCLLDLNAHQRLSKVHTVQGCPEKSNKIQANDEDSVLFGGRKDDMLEGGEGKDTLIGGEGNDILLGNMGDDTLYGEDGNDVMMGNSGQDIFIPGPGADLVDGGPGRDAVLYRGDPDTGKGVYVNLLTGQGRHADAEGDVLKDVEIVVGTIYSDMLVSGYESSLLKGSDGDDALVSTGGDYLVGGDGHDIYMLAFKKGSVTINNCAKDNANDILLLNSKPTLRYKFQFIADGLLLMVLGQDQTALNIELVGWTSDDSECGHLTVVSKGVEGSVGWLLSQCKEGLLL from the coding sequence CCCCTCCTGCCTTCCCCAGGCGGGCGACTACACCATGGTCAGAATCTTTGGGCGTGTTTCAGAAGACGGACAAACGGTTTCTGGCCTCTCGGGCTCATTGCTGGCGAAGCTCCTGTTCAAACCTGCTCTGAAAGACGCAGCAGTTTTCTCCATCCATGGAAACACAAGCTCCAATTTCCACCACAGGTTCATGAGGACCTTCTTGCTCCGTGGAGtcaaagtcgttttagaagtaAATACAGAGAGTCACCAGATTTACCAGGCCATGGACGACCCAAACTCAGTTTCTAGTTACCAAATTAAGAAGAGACCCATTGACCACTCCACCCAGTATGACATCCAGCAGATCCTCATCATGGAGAATGATCCAATCGTCAGGAAAGCCGCAACTTATCTGTACGAGAAGCATCCAAGCACTAGCTCCATTTACACTCTGGACGAGAACCGGAAACCTAAACTGATTCATGGAGACCCGGTTCCTCTGACGGAGGACAGCAGGCTGGTGCTGGTAGGACATGGTGTCAAAGCAGAGGAAACCAAACTAGCGGGGTTCACCGCCCCAGAGGTGGCCTCAATCGTCAAAGATACCTTCAGGGTCGGAGACAAGATCAAAACAACAAGTGTGGTGGCCTGTGAGGTTGGCTCAGATAAAGGGTTTGTTGAAACCCTGCTGAAGGAGCTCCATGAGACCGCCAACATCAAGACCAAGCTTCATGTCAGGGACTCTGTGATGCAGGTCTTGCACACTGGACAGAAAATCAGTCAAGTCATCTCCACAGACGGAACACAGTGGCAACACAAAGATGACAGCAGGAAGCTGGTGGCAAGTCTGGACCAGAATGGAAACGTGGTCTTTGGAACTATGACTGATAACAGAGGAGAGCCGATTTTTACCAATGAAAGAAACACCCTCGCTCTTAAAAAGAGAATAGGATACCGCTTTAAAATCTTCTTAAAAAGTTGGCCATCCAATCCCATGAGATTCATTGACCAGAAGGTGTTTGAGCAGCTTGACAAAACCGCTTTAAATGAACTGGAAGCCATGTCCTGGGGGTTCTTTCATGGAGACCTGCCAGTTCCAAAGAAGCTGGACCTCAATAAGGAGAAGAACATTGACAAAGACTACATCATCAGAAAGCACTTGGATGATGAAAAAGCGGTGGAGTGGATGACAGATAACAATGACAAAGAGAAGGTTCTCTCCGACTGTTATGAGATTAAATCGGGAGAAGACGTCAGGAATATCATCCGGTACTACGccaagaaaggagaaaaaaacccatcgTACCTGATGGTCAAAGACTGGATTTATGTAGTGGATCCTCAAAATCTCTATGTGCACCTGGTTGGAAAGAGGCTGGACAAcaatcagaaagaaaataagcaCGCCATAGAAGATATAGAGAAATCCATCAAGGCACAGTTCGGAAAATCTGATTATCCAAGCATAAGAAAAGGCATCATCATCGATCAAAACAGGATTGTTGAATCCAAACACGAGTACGTGAACTACGTGACTGATGTCTTAAGTGGAGAACACACTGTTACGCTACCGCTGTCCACCGAGGCTTGGTGCACCACATACTTCACAGCGTCAGTGATATGTGAATCTGCTAGAAACTTCCGGACCttccctctggttctcatggccCTGGATGTCATCCAAAGCAAAGGCCAAACTGTCAGTGAGGAAGACCTGAACTTCTTTTTTGACAATCACCCAATGGCGAGAGGAAAGAGCTGGATCGACCCCAGCAGGCGTGGATTTACCGGCTCTGCAACAGCAAAAGGCTCCAGTAAATTGAAAAATCTCATCCCGGAGACTGAAGAGGCGCTAACAGAACAACTTCAAATAGttttagaaaaagaaatccTGGAGTACAAGTCATGGAAGGCACAGAATCCAGAAAACAGTCTGGAGAATTTACTGAGAACTGCCAACAATTACAAGATAGAGGACAAAAACTTCATCAGTGATtacacagattttaaaatgacattagaAAACCTGGGTGTACCCAAACCATCTGGAGCATTAGGAGGCTACAACGATGGCTACACAACCAGCAACGACCTGACGATGGCCTCCAATTTAGAGAATTCCTTCAAACTTGAAGCACAGTTTTTAAGGATGAAATCTTTAATTTCTAAAGAGATTTACAATCTGTTCAAAATACATTTCGGTGAACGTCTGGAACGCTTGGCCGTTCAGGACGGCAGTGTCAGGATGGAAAACGGAGAATTCATGTGTAGCCTGGTTTCAGAAGGCGGTCAACCTTTTGAGGTTCGTGTGAAGATCTCCCCAGAGACTCAACGATATCAAGAAAAGATGCAGAACAGCATCGAAACGGCGGTTCACAGTCTAGAAACCtatagccccgccccctcccataAACCCAGCAAAGTACAGGAGCATGCTGGGACCGCCTTTGGAGTGCTGGGACTCATGTTGAGCATGAAGGGAGCCGTTCATGCGTTTGAGCATGGTGACTTCAAGGATGGCGTGATAGGAGCTCTGCAGACCACTCATGGCGTGGCAGCCATGACGACGGCTGCTGTTGCCACAAAAGCTCTGACCTCAGAAACCAGAATAGCCAAAGCTGCAGCGACAATCATGAGAAGTCCTGCGATGAAGGGCACCATGGCAGCCATACCGCTGGTAGGAATTGGATTTGGCGTGTACAATTTTGCAGAAGATCTGAAGAGAGGTGGCCCTCTGGGGTACATCGACGCTGTCCTCGATGGCACGATGATTTTTTTGGATATTCTTGAGATTGCTCAGCCCGAACTGGTGCCGATCTTAGCACCGATAAACCTTGCTCTGTCCATCGTCCGGATGGTTATTGATGACATTTACATGAGTGTTGAGAATGAAATCAACAGCCTCCCAAAAGACGCTGGAATCCTGGACAAAGTTCTGGCTGGTCTTCGAGGCTTTGGGAAGGGGCTTTTACACTTCTCCATTCAGGTAGCAAGTTTCTTTTATGATTGGCGTTATGAAGAAATTGAAGATGGCCACAGGCTTGTTGCACAGATTGCAGACTATCACAAGTATTACAACGTGACAAAGGAACAGGATGGAACCACTGCCATTGACTTTACTGGTGGTGACGCCTCCTGGAATGGAGGGGGGATTAGCTTCTGTCTCGCTGAACAGGGTCAGTCCGAGCTCTGTATGGACTACTTCGTGTCCAGCGATGAAAGAATAGACAAGAAGTGCTGGAACATTGACACCCAAGGAAGCCAGGACATTATACTTGGCCTCGGAGAGTCACATGACTTGGAGTACACGACACTGACGAAAAAAGTACTGATGTTCATACCGGTTGGCTCTGTGACGGTGGTTTCAGGGTATAAAGCTATATCAGGGTCCAGATATGGGACATATAAAGGAAATAGTCATTCAAACCGCTTCTTTGCCATCCAGAAAGCAGAGGACAAACATGTGATTGAAGTCATGTTGAGTTATTATTACATTCTTTATGGTGAACCAGGCGACGACATCTTCTTCCTTGGTCCACAGAAAAGTTCTGTGCAAGGATCTGGTGGAAAAGACACATACATCATTCCTGCAAACGGAGGGAAAACTGTTATCAACAACTACGACGAGTCCAAAGCCCCAGATCTGCTTCATTTCAGTGTGAAGTACAGTCAGATTTCTGTGTCCAAGTCTGTGGAAGATCTTGTTTTGATGTATGAAGGCAGTCATACTGTGATCATACAGGACTGGTTTGTAGGGGAATCGTACCGTCACATGTCCATGTTGTCAGGAGACGGGGTTTCATTTGAGGTTTCCCCCACCGTGGTGACGTCTGTCCAGCTGGTGGCCAAAGGCATTAACTTAGGGTTCAGGACACAAGGTGTGACTGTGGACGCATCTCAGCCCCTGTTGAAGACCGTCATCAGCATCTCTGGGTCTCCGTTTGATGACATACTCTTAGGGAATGGAGAGAAGAATctgatggatggaggaggaggtcgaGACCGTTTGTTTGGTGGCGATGGAGGAGACATTTACGTCGTGAAAGGTAGACAACAGTCTTCAGTGTGGATTGAGAACTACTCAAGAGACAACACAACAGACCTGGCCATGATTGAAGCAGACCTCCACTCCTTCAGTGTCCGAGTCCAAGGTCAGGACCTCGTCCTGAATGCTCTCCATGACAACACACCCATCCACGTGACCCTAGTGAGCTGGTTCAGGTCACCAGCAGACCGACACTTGCTTGTTGTCACTAAGGATCTGATTACTTTTGCAATCTCAGAGGAGAAGTCTGATTGCCAGCAGAGTGACCCGTTCTCCAAGTGCATCAAAAGCCTCCGGATCGACTACAGCAGCTCCCCATCTGGTCTGGGATTGgacctggaggaggatgaggcTTTGAGCAGTGTGACGGAGGTCCGTGGCTCAAacttcagtgatgtcatcagaggaAACAAGGAACATAACGTGATTTtcccaggaagaggaagagatttCATGCAGggtagaggaggagaggactGGTACGTCATCTCATCAGGCCAAGGAGCCAAAACCATCGACAACCTGTCACCTGATCTAGAAACAGACTTTCTCTTCCTCAATGTTCAGTATGAGGATATAACTGGTACCTGTAATGGTCAAGACATCCTCATTTTGGTTAAAGGCATGACACAGGTGTATCTACATAAGTGGTTCCTGTCGAAGAATTCTCAGCACCTGCAGGTCAGGACCAGCGATGGAGTAACGGCCGGATTGATTACTGACATCAACCAATGTGGGTTGTTTGTAATGTTACCTTTAATTGTGGACTACAGAAACCAGGAACCTCAACTACTTCATTCACTTCCTGACAAAGTCCAGTATCTAGTGGATTATGCTTGTTTCAGATATGAAATCACGTCAGGAGAACCTTCATGCAGGTTCAAAGGTCGACTGATGCTGATGGCAGAGACTGACTCAGTGAAAGATATGTACGGCTCCTCGGGTTTGGACGTCATGATGGGGAACAGTAACGACAATCTGCTGGACCCTCACACCGGGGGCGCCCTGATGTCTGGAGGTAACGGAACCGACACTTACGTCATCAAACACGGATTTGGAGACTTTCTGATTGACAACTTTGCAGAAGATAACAAAGTCGATACGGTGTTGGTTGACGTGGGTTTCTTGGATTGGGATCAAATCACTGTTACAACATTCACACAAGACCTGGTCCTGGAGATCACAAGGAAAGAAGGGCGACAACTGGTTGTTCTGAACAAGTATGTGTTAGGtgagcagcatcagcatctcGAATTCCTGAGCTCTGACGGTGTGACGTTCAGATTACAACCTCGGAACTCAACTGAGCCTTTGTTTGACTTCCAAGCTTTCAAAGTGACTCTGAAGCAACCTGAGGTGGACTGCCTGCTGGACCTAAATGCTCACCAACGTCTGTCCAAAGTCCACACAGTGCAAGGCTGCCCTGAAAAGTCCAATAAAATACAGGCTAACGATGAAGACAGTGTTCTGTTTGGAGGGAGGAAGGACGACATGTTGGAAGGTGGAGAAGGAAAGGACACACTGATTGGAGGGGAGGGAAACGACATCCTCCTTGGGAACATGGGAGATGACACTCTTTATGGCGAGGATGGAAATGATGTCATGATGGGGAACTCAGGTCAGGACATCTTCATCCCTGGACCAGGAGCGGATCTGGTGGATGGAGGTCCTGGTAGAGACGCGGTCCTGTACCGAGGGGATCCTGACACGGGTAAAGGGGTTTATGTAAACCTGCTAACTGGACAAGGCCGACATGCTGACGCTGAGGGTGACGTGTTGAAGGACGTGGAAATAGTTGTTGGCACCATCTACTCCGACATGTTGGTGTCTGGATATGAGAGTAGTCTCCTCAAGGGCTCGGACGGGGACGACGCTTTAGTTTCGACTGGCGGTGATTACCTGGTCGGAGGTGATGGACATGACATCTACATGTTGGCCTTCAAGAAGGGATCCGTCACCATTAACAACTGTGCCAAGGACAACGCCAACGACATCCTGCTCCTGAACTCCAAACCAACTCTTCGATATAAGTTCCAGTTTATTGCTGACGGCCTCCTCCTGATGGTCCTTGGACAGGACCAAACCGCCCTGAACATAGAACTGGTGGGCTGGACCAGTGACGACAGCGAATGTGGACACCTGACAGTTGTTTCCAAAGGGGTGGAGGGCTCGGTGGGCTGGCTGCTCAGTCAGTGTAAAGAAGGACTGTTGTTATAG
- the LOC137600748 gene encoding zinc finger protein 585A-like: MCDVQTLRAFVLQRLTAAAEDIMEQFERTLANHENQEQLCGRQKLLDGVFGPQVHLQTADVQLMLVTEEAVDPEQQDLRSNLDWDVQPEPPHIKEELEEVQTNQKINQLQGMKQEEEEDVTELTFSSVPVKNKEDEEIPQSSRLHDEDMKTEAVYYRYEGPDPGEDQMSHSECHPGNPAVSSSEGGSCSGDEKLLQEQSGVQTGKKTFSCSICELTFPYRSYFYRHMRIHTDEKPFSCSVCGKTFRQRGHLSQHMVIHSEEKPFVCPVCAKGFKHAGNLREHMNTHTVEKTFICSVCGKGFGQERNLRRHLKSHTAEDITEQFEGTLANHENQEQLCGRQKLLDGVFGPQVHLQTADVQLMLVTEEAVDPEQQDLRSNLDKDVQTEPPHIIEELEEVQTNQEKEQLQGMKQEEEEDVTELTVSSVPVKSEGDEEIPQSSRLHYEDMKTEAGYQMSHSSEPEDLEETSEPQPDSNQLRNKPECGPGNPPVGSSEGGSCSGDEKLLQEQSGVQTGKETFSCSICELTFPYRSYFYRHMRIHTDEKPFSCSVCGKTFRRRGHLSQHIVIHSDEKPFVCPVCAKGFKHAGNLREHMNTHTVEKNLICPVCGKGFGQERNLRRHLKSHTAEDIMEQFEGTLANHENQEQLCGRQKLLDGVFGPQVHLQTADVQLMLVTKDEVHPEQQDLRSNLVPPEPPHIKEEPEEVQTNQEIDPLQGMKEEQEEDVTELTFSSILVKSEDEEIPQSSCLHDEDMKTEAGYYDYEGPDPGEDQMSHSSEPEDLEETSEPQSDSNQLRNNQEPECGPGNQPVSSSEGGSCSGDEKLLQEQSETQTGKKTFSCPFCELTFPYRSYFYRHMKIHTDEKPFSCSVCGKTFRQRGHLSQHMVIHSEEKPFVCPVCAKGFRHAGHLREHMNTHTVEKTFICSVCGKGFRQDRNLRRHLKIHSRENPVS, translated from the exons ATGTGTGACGTCCAAACGCTGAGAGCTTTTGTCCTGCAGCGActaactgctgctgctgaagacatCATGGAGCAGTTTGAAAGAACGTTAGCAAACCACGAGAACCAGGAGCAGCTTTGTGGACGACAGAAGCTCCTGGACGGTGTCTTCGGTCCTCAGGTCCACCTCCAGACAGCAG ACGTCCAGCTGATGTTGGTGACAGAAGAAGCAGTTGACCCTGAACAGCAGGATTTAAGGTCCAATCTGGACTGGGACGTCCAACCAGAACCTCCACACATCAAAGAGGAACTGGAGGAAGTCCAGACCAATCAGAAAATCAATCAACTGCAAGGGATgaagcaagaggaggaggaggatgtcacAGAGTTAACATTCTCTTCAGTCCCTGTGAAGaacaaagaagatgaagagataCCTCAGTCCTCACGGCTTcatgatgaagacatgaaaACAGAGGCTGTTTATTATAGATATGAAGGCCCAGACCCAGGTGAAGACCAGATGTCACACTCAGAATGTCATCCTGGAAATCCAGCAGTTAGCTCCTCTGAAGGTGGTTCCTGCTCTGGTGACGAGAAACTTCTGCAGGAGCAAAGTGGAGTCCAGACTGGAAAGAAAACGTTCAGTTGTTCAATTTGTGAACTGACTTTTCCGTACAGATCGTATTTTTATcgacacatgagaatccacacagacgaGAAACCCTTCAGCTGTTCAGTCTGTGGTAAAACGTTTAGACAGCGTGGACACCTGAGTCAGCACATGGTGATCCACTCAGAGGAGAAACCCTTCGTGTGTCCGGTGTGCGCTAAAGGATTCAAGCATGCTGGAAACCTACGGGAACACATGAATACCCACACGGTGGAGAAAACCTTCATTTGTTCCGTGTGCGGTAAAGGATTTGGACAGGAACGAAATCTGAGACGACACCTGAAAAGCCACACTGCTGAAGACATCACTGAGCAGTTTGAAGGAACGTTAGCAAACCACGAGAACCAGGAGCAGCTTTGTGGACGACAGAAGCTCCTGGACGGTGTCTTCGGTCCTCAGGTCCACCTCCAGACAGCAG ACGTCCAGCTGATGTTGGTGACAGAAGAAGCAGTTGACCCTGAACAGCAGGATTTAAGGTCCAATCTGGACAAGGACGTCCAAACAGAACCTCCACACATCATAGAGGAACTGGAGGAAGTCCAGACCAATCAGGAGAAGGAGCAGCTGCAAGGGATgaagcaagaggaggaggaggatgtcacAGAATTAACAGTTTCTTCAGTTCCTGTAAAGAgtgaaggagatgaagagatACCTCAGTCCTCACGGCTTCACTATGAAGACATGAAAACAGAGGCTGGTTACCAGATGTCACACTCCTCTGAACCAGAGGACCTGGAGGAGACCAGTGAACCTCAGCCAGACTCCAACCAGTTGAGGAACAAACCTGAATGTGGTCCTGGAAATCCACCAGTTGGCTCCTCTGAAGGTGGTTCCTGCTCTGGTGACGAGAAACTTCTGCAGGAACAAAGTGGAGTCCAGACAGGAAAGGAAACATTCAGTTGTTCAATTTGTGAACTGACTTTTCCGTACAGATCGTATTTTTATcgacacatgagaatccacacagacgaGAAACCCTTCAGCTGTTCAGTCTGTGGTAAAACGTTTAGACGGCGTGGACACCTGAGTCAGCACATCGTGATCCACTCCGATGAGAAACCCTTCGTGTGTCCGGTGTGCGCCAAAGGATTCAAGCATGCTGGAAACCTACGGGAACACATGAATACCCACACGGTGgagaaaaatttaatttgtccTGTGTGCGGTAAAGGATTTGGACAGGAACGAAATCTGAGACGACACCTGAAAAGCCACACTGCTGAAGACATCATGGAGCAGTTTGAAGGAACGTTAGCAAACCACGAGAACCAGGAGCAGCTTTGTGGACGACAGAAGCTCCTGGACGGTGTCTTCGGTCCTCAGGTCCACCTCCAGACAGCAG ACGTCCAGCTGATGTTGGTGACAAAAGACGAAGTTCATCCTGAGCAGCAGGATTTAAGGTCCAATCTGGTCCCTCCAGAACCTCCACACATCAAAGAGGAACCGGAGGAAGTCCAGACCAATCAGGAGATCGATCCGCTGcaagggatgaaggaggagcaggaggaggatgtCACAGAATTAACATTCTCTTCAATCCTTGTGAAGAGCGAAGATGAAGAGATACCTCAGTCCTCATGTCTTcatgatgaagacatgaaaACAGAGGCTGGTTACTATGACTACGAAGGCCCAGACCCAGGTGAAGACCAGATGTCACACTCCTCTGAACCAGAGGACCTGGAGGAGACCAGTGAACCCCAGTCAGACTCCAACCAGTTGAGGAACAACCAAGAACCTGAATGTGGTCCTGGAAATCAACCAGTTAGCTCCTCTGAAGGTGGTTCCTGCTCTGGTGATGAGAAACTTCTACAGGAACAAAGTGAAACTCAGActggaaagaaaacattcagttgTCCATTTTGTGAACTGACTTTTCCGTACAGATCGTATTTTTATCgacacatgaaaatccacacagacgAGAAACCCTTCAGCTGTTCAGTCTGTGGTAAAACGTTTAGACAGCGTGGACACCTGAGTCAGCACATGGTGATCCACTCAGAGGAGAAACCCTTCGTGTGTCCGGTGTGCGCTAAAGGATTCAGGCATGCTGGACACCTGAGGGAACACATGAATACCCACACGGTGGAGAAAACCTTCATTTGTTCCGTGTGCGGTAAAGGATTCAGACAGGACCGAAATCTGAGACGACACCTGAAAATCCACAGCAGGGAGAATCCCGTCAGCTGA